The Prevotella sp. E2-28 genome includes the window CACGCTGATATGCAGAATCGATAGCGACATCATCAGCCAGACACCCCATACCAGTACCTGAATAACATTGCGTCCCATCACCTCACGGCTGGCAGCAGTCGATGGGTCTTGCTTCTGGTAGTGATGCTTCAGCAGCGACAGTACGGTACTTGAGATATAGGCGAAGACAAAGAACAGGTTGATCACCATGCAGAGCTTGATGATGCTCACCTGCAGGTTCTCAAGGTCTATGAAGGTCTTCTTGAATATCTGCCAGCACAGGTCGCTCAGGTTAAATACGTCGGCAGCCCAGTAGATTGAGAGCATCACCGACAGCACACCCATGATGGGGAGTACCACCTTATATACTAGCATATAACCCCAAGTCTCTGTGATAGGCTTCTCGTCCAGTCCACGACGAATACCATACAGTTTCAGATATTGGCTTACGCAGGTAATGGTCAGGATACAGGTCAGCTGCATAATCCACCATATCAGAATCTGCACGGCCATCAGCGTATAGCCCATCCACGAGCATACCAGTGATACAATGAAGATAGCCTGCGAGATATAGGTGTAGAACATATCCGACTGTGGGATATTCTGGTGGTGCAGTCGCATCATGCGCCATTGCCACAGCGTACAGAGTAACAGTAGCGGTGGGAATATCAGGTTCACCAACTCCCTTGGAATCAGGATGATACGGAAGGCAATCACCATGAAGCCCACGAAGAGGAGTGGGGCATAGATGCGGAACGCACTGCGTATCTGTTTGCCGCTTACTCTAAGCAGCAACGAGATCAGTATCACACCCAGCAGCCATGCATATTCTATCAGCAGACTACTTGCCATGATGATGAAGTTCTGTTGTAACGTGGCGTGCAGAATACCCAGTATGGCGGCAAAGGTCACAGTGGTGGTGGCCATGATCACGCTCGAACGTTTCTTCAGGAATTCCTTTGTGCGGAATCTCTTTGGCAACAACTTGAATACAACCTGATTCAGGATGACTGCAACCAGAATATAGAACGCAATAGTGAGAAACAGCTGCAGAATCACGCTACTGTCCCAGTCCGACTTCTCTTTGTTGGGCGTATATTTGTCTTCGATGACTTCCTTAGCCTCACTCAGTTTCTCGTCGTAGTTCTTGATAACCGTGAAATAGTTCTCGCCGCCATTCTTGAAGATGCTCGTCTGAATGTCGTTATAGCGCTTGTCGGCATAGTCGTTCAGGTTCTTCAGACGCTGCTCGGCCATCTCGTAGAATGTGATATAGTCGGCCACCTGTGCCCTGTTCTCCGTTAGCGTGTTTTCGATATTGATGGCCAGGGTCAGACAAACGCTTCTGTCGGTCTTAGCCCGGTCGTCCAGCATCTCTGGGCGCATGGTCTTCAGACTGTTTATCAGACTGTCATACTTTGCTATCTCTACATCGCTCTCTTCCAGATAGGCCTTAAAGGGTAGTTGCTGCTTTTGAAACGACTGGTATTGCTCCGTGGCTTCATGACAGGCATATGTCAGGTCAAACACGTAGTTCGAGTTCTGCGAATAGAGCATCAAGGCATTCTGATTGCTCTTACTGATAGTCTCCTTCAGCTGGTTGATGATGTTCCTAGCTTCCTCTTTACGCAAATCAGACTGCGAGTGCAGTTTTGTATGTTGCTCTGTCAATTCCGTTCTCAAGACGTTTAGTGTCTTCGATAGGTCTTTCTCTTTCAGTACGGCATACGCGTCTGTTATGGTGAACAGGACGAATAGGATAGCTAATATTTTCTTCATATACATTATTATATTCTAGATTTTGGCTGCAAAATTACGAAAAGTTGGGAGTAATACAAAGAAATCGCGATTCTTTTTTTTGTGTCATATTTACATTTCTAGGCTTTCTTTATTATATATAATAAGGTGGGGTGTTAGACGTTTGTCAAGAAAGATGAAAACCTGCAATTTTTTTATGAAAAAAGTTTGTGAAATGTTTGGCGGTTCGGAAAAAAGTAGTACCTTTGCATCCGCTTTCGCTCAGAAACGGGTGAGGCACTAAAGAAAGAGTTCTTTGAAAGATTTACATAGACAGAAGTAGTACAAGAAGCGAGTATTTAATGTTTAATATTTAATGTTAGGTACTTGGGTAAAAAGAAACAAACCGTTTAATTCTTGAATACTGGATAGTCGTTCTGAGGCAGATAATGATTAAATTTACAAGGCTTCTGGGAACGAGTGCAATGAAAGCTTGCTTTCAATTGCCGAGTGACGATGAAGACTCGTAAAGGATATCGAAGATATTATTTACAATGAAGAGTTTGATCCTGGCTCAGGATGAACGCTAGCTACAGGCTTAACACATGCAAGTCGAGGGGCAGCATAATCGAAGCTTGCTTTGATTGATGGCGACCGGCGCACGGGTGAGTAACGCGTATCCAACCTTCCCCATACTAGAGGATAGCCCGGCGAAAGTCGGATTAATACTCTATGTTGTATTTAGAAGACATCTGAAGAATACCAAAGGTTTACCGGTATGGGATGGGGATGCGTCTGATTAGCTTGTTGGCGGGGTAACGGCCCACCAAGGCAACGATCAGTAGGGGTTCTGAGAGGAAGGTCCCCCACATTGGTACTGAGACACGGACCAAACTCCTACGGGAGGCAGCAGTGAGGAATATTGGTCAATGGGCGAGAGCCTGAACCAGCCAAGTAGCGTGCAGGATGACGGCCCTATGGGTTGTAAACTGCTTTTGTACGGGAATAAAGTGCGGGACGTGTCCCGTTTTGTATGTACCGTAAGAATAAGGACCGGCTAATTCCGTGCCAGCAGCCGCGGTAATACGGAAGGTCCGGGCGTTATCCGGATTTATTGGGTTTAAAGGGAGCGCAGGCTGGAGATTAAGCGTGACGTGAAATGCCGCGGCTCAACCGTGGAAGTGCGTCGCGAACTGGTTTCCTTGAGTGTATTCGACGTCAGCGGAATTCGTGGTGTAGCGGTGAAATGCTTAGATATCACGAAGAACTCCGATTGCGAAGGCAGCTGGCGAGGCTATAACTGACGCTAAAGCTCGAAGGTGCGGGTATCGAACAGGATTAGATACCCTGGTAGTCCGCACGGTAAACGATGGATGCCCGCTGTATGCGATATATTGTATGCGGCCAAGCGAAAGCGTTAAGCATCCCACCTGGGGAGTACGCCGGCAACGGTGAAACTCAAAGGAATTGACGGGGGCCCGCACAAGCGGAGGAACATGTGGTTTAATTCGATGATACGCGAGGAACCTTACCCGGGCTTGAACTGCAGCAGACGGATCTAGAGATAGTGACTCCCTTCGGGGCTGCTGTGGAGGTGCTGCATGGTTGTCGTCAGCTCGTGCCGTGAGGTGTCGGCTTAAGTGCCATAACGAGCGCAACCCCTGCGACTAGTTGCCATCAGGTTAGGCTGGGCACTCTGGTTGGACTGCCACCGTAAGGTGTGAGGAAGGTGGGGATGACGTCAAATCAGCACGGCCCTTACGTCCGGGGCTACACACGTGTTACAATGGGTGGTACAGAGAGTTGGTTGCACGCAAGTACAATCTAATCCTAAAAGCCATCCTCAGTTCGGATTGGGGTCTGCAACCCGACCCCATGAAGCTGGATTCGCTAGTAATCGCGCATCAGCCATGGCGCGGTGAATACGTTCCCGGGCCTTGTACACACCGCCCGTCAAGCCATGAAAGCCGGGGGCGCTTGAAGTCCGTGACCGCAAGGATCGGCCTAGAGCGAAACTGGTAATTGGGGCTAAGTCGTAACAAGGTAGCCGTACCGGAAGGTGCGGCTGGAACACCTCCTTTCTGGAGAATCCGAAAGGAGTTCTTGACGCAGCTCGGCGTAAGCCAAGCAAATCAAGGAACACCTCCTTTCTGGAGAGAATGACTGTCAATACAGAAGTCAAGAAGGTTTGATTCCAAACCCATTGCTTCTTTACTACACGCTGTTTATATAAAGAGAATGTATGAGGCTGGGCAGAGGTACCCCCTCTGACCAAACAGAGTCCTATAGCTCAGTTGGTTAGAGCGCCACACTGATAATGTGGAGGTCGGCAGTTCAAGTCTGCCTGGGACTACCTTAGATAACTCAATTATGGGGGATTAGCTCAGTTGGCTAGAGCGCTTGCATGGCATGCAAGAGGTCATCGGTTCGACCCCGATATTCTCCACAGCGTACAACGACAACCTCTGAAATTTAATGTTTCATGTTTAATGTTTAATGTACAAGAGATCTTTGACATATTGACACACAAGACTGTAAGTAAAGACTTTGATAAGTCAAACTGAGTAGATTAATAATCTCAAAATTACAGCTGAAAGTATGAGCTATACGTTGAATGTTTAATGTTTAGTCATTAATGTTTAATGTATATAGGCGAAAGCAAGTTAGGGCGTCTGGTGGATGCCTTGGCTCTCGGAGGCGATGAAGGACGTGATAAGCTGCGATAAGCTCGGGGTAGATGCAAATAATCTTTGATCCCGAGATTTCCGAATGGGACAACCCAGCAGTCTGAAGGACTGTTATCATTACAAGTGTAATGAGGCAAACGGGGGGAACTGAAACATCTTAGTACCCCCAGGAAGAGAAAATAAACAATGATTCCCCTAGTAGTGGCGAGCGAACGGGGAAGAGCCCAAACCGTTTATGTAGCAATGCATATGCGGGGTAGTAGGACCACGGCGTGGTACTCTGATCATGAGCAGAATGTTCTGGAAAGTTCAACCATAGAAGATGAAAGTTCTGTACGCGAAGTGAGACGAGGCCTAGTGGTATCCTGAGTAACGCGGAGCACGAGGAATTCTGCGCGAATCCGCCGGGACCATCCGGTAAGGCTAAATACTCCCGAGAGACCGATAGCGAACGAGTACCGTGAGGGAAAGGTGAAAAGCACCCCTATTAGGGGAGTGAAATAGTACCTGAAACCAGTCGCCTACAAGCGGTCGGAGCTTATTTATTAAGTGACGGCGTGCCTTTTGCATAATGAACCTACGAGTTACCATGTCCGGCGAGGTTAAGTTCTTCTGGAACGCAACCGCAGTGAAAGCGAGGCTGAAGAGGCCGCCCAAGTCGGATGGGGTAGACGCGAAACCGAGTGATCTACACATGTCCAGGATGAAGTCCCGGTAACACGGGATGGAGGTCCGCACCGATAAGCGTTGAAAAGCTTCCGGATGAGGTGTGTGTAGGAGTGAAAGGCCAATCAAACTCGGAGATAGCTCGTACTCCCCGAAAGGCATTTAGGTGCCGCGTGCCATGTTCAGCATGAGAGGTAGAGCGACCGATAGGTCAAGAGGGCTTCACCGCCTATCGAGACCTGACGAACTCCGAATGCTCATGCTCCGCAGTGGTGCAGTAAGGGGGCGGGTGCTAAGGTCCGTCCCCGAGAGGAGAAGAATCCAGACCGCCGTCTAAGGTCCCGGAATCCTGTCTGAGTTAGTCTAACGAAGTCTGGTCTCGATGACAGCTAGGATGTTGGCTTGGAAGCAGCCATTCATTCAAAGAGTGCGTAACAGCTCACTAGTCGAGAGACCGGGCATGGATAATAATCGGGTATAAGACAGGTACCGAAGGCGCGGGATAGCAATAATAAAAGTATCGGTAGGGGAGCATTCCAGCGACGCCGAAGGCAAAGGATGACCTTTGCTGGAGTTTCTGGAAAAGCAAATGTAGGTATAAGTAACGATAAGACGGGTGAGATTCCCGTCCGCCATAAGACTAAGGTTTCCCGGGCGATGTCAATCACCCCGGGGTGAGTCGGGTCCTAAGTATAAGCCGAACGGCGAGTGCGATGGCTGACACGGTTAATATTCCGTGACTACCATACGGGGCGACGTGGTGACGGAGCAGTGACACTGCCGCGCGCTGACGGAATAGCGCGTTGAAGCGTGTAGATGTTGATATGGGCAGGCAAATCCACCCATTGAGTCGAACGTGACAGTACGGGGTCTTCTTCGGAAGAACCTGATAGTGCAGGTAATCATACTCCCGAGAAAAACCGCTAAGCTTAACCCGTGTGGTACCCGTACCGCAAACGGACACACGTAGTCGGGTAGAACATACTAAGGCGTTGAGAGATTCGTGGCTAAGGAACTAGGCAAACTGACCCTGTAACTTCGGGATAAAGGGTCCTCGTTTCGGCGAGGCGCAGAGAATAGGTCCAGGCAACTGTTTAACAAAAACACAGGGCTGTGCAAACTCGAAAGATGAGGTATACAGCCTGACACCTGCCCGGTGCTGGAAGGTTAAGAGGAGATGTCAGCCGCAAGGTGAAGCATTGAATTGAAGCCCCAGTAAACGGCGGCCGTAACTATAACGGTCCTAAGGTAGCGAAATTCCTTGTCGGGTAAGTTCCGACCTGCACGAATGGTGTAATGATCCGGACGCTGTCTCGGCCACGATCTCAGTGAAATTGTAGTATCGGTGAAGATGCCGATTACCCGCGATGGGACGAAAAGACCCCGTGAACCTTTACTACAGCTTAGCACTGACCTTGGTCATCGGATGTGTAGGATAGGCCGGAGGCTATGAAGCGGGTGCGCCAGCATTCGTGGAGCCGCCGTTGAAATACGGCCCTTCTGCTGCCTGAGGTCTAACTTGTGGATACAAGGACACTGTTTGGTGGGTAGTTTGACTGGGGTGGTCGCCTCCAAAAGCGTAACGGAGGCTTCCAAAGGTGCCCTCGGGCCGATTGGTAACCGGCCTAATAGAGTGTAAAGGCATAAGGGCGCTTGACTGGGAGGGAGACATCCCGAGCAGGAACGAAAGTTGGGCTTAGTGATCCGGTGCAAGTGTATGGAAACTGCATCGCTCAAAGGATAAAAGGTACTCCGGGGATAACAGGCTGATCCCCCCCAAGAGCTCATATCGACGGGGTGGTTTGGCACCTCGATGTCGGCTCGTCACATCCTGGGGCTGGAGAAGGTCCCAAGGGTTGGGCTGTTCGCCCATTAAAGTGGCACGCGAGCTGGGTTCAGAACGTCGTGAGACAGTTCGGTCTCTATCTATCGTGGGCGTGGGAGTCTTGAGTGGATCGGACACTAGTACGAGAGGACCGTGTTTGACTGACCTCCGGTTTACCGGTTGTACCGCCAGGTGCACCGCCGGGTATCCGCGTCGGGATCGGATAAGCGCTGAAAGCATCTAAGTGCGAAGCCGGCCACAAGATGAGGGCTCCATTGAGGGTCGTCGTAGACTACGACGTTGATAGGGTGCAGGTGTAAAGACGGTGACGTCAAAGCCGAGCACTACTAATTGCCCGAAGGCTTTCGCTGTGAAGCGCATGCTTTCAACTGTGAGCAGTTTGATGAATGAAGTTAGAGCTTCAGTCTATGTGTGGTATGTCAACCTTATACCGGTACGTCCAGAAGACATGGCGTATTGAGAGATATTTCAGGTGGCTATTGCGGCGGGGTCCCACCTCTTCCCATTCCGAACAGAGAAGTTAAGCCCGCTTGCGCCGATGGTACTGCAATGCAATGCGGGAGAGTAGGAGGCTGCCATTTTTTCAGAGAAGCCCTGATTCAGCAATGAGTCAGGGCTTTCTTCGTATTCGGCTGCGGACTTACGCGGACAAATACAGAATATTGTATTTTTTGATTAGCTGTATTTGTAATGCTTCCTGAGTTTCAGATAGTTAAGGTCTGATTCGTGATGGTACGCCTCTCTCTCGAAACGGATATTAAAATAGGCTTTTTCCCAATTTCTATACTTGAAGTACAGAATGATCCATTCTATGCCGTACCAGATAAAGAACGGGATATATAGCAGTTCTTTCTGTTGTGCTGCATGAATCAGCTCGTGGTTCAGTTCCGTTTCAGATAAAGGGCGTACGGAAAGGACGAAGCCAAACAGACAGATGGCATAATAGTCCTTCCTCAGAGGTAGCCTCTTTATCAGGTATAATTGTTTCATTTGCTTGCAAAATCAATATTAATGTCTAAGAAATGTCACCGTGTCCAAGGCATAAGCCTTGGATAACTACCTCTGTTTTATGGCCGATGGCACAAATCGTTTCTGCCAGATGATTCAAATAATGGAAGCGCTCATAATTGCTTTTGAATGCGGGAATGTCCTCTGGCCAAGGTGCAAGGATGAGTAGCGTTCCGGCTGCGCAAGCCTCAAAACGACTACGTTCGGGCTTCCAGTATTGATGAATTGCTGTATCTTGTATATGTATTAAGCGTAGTTTTTCCTCCAAAGCTATATTCTTGATACGCTTCTCGCATTCAGAGATTCCTGGCGTTACTAACACATCTCCACTCTTTGCTGCAGAGATTAGGCGGTGACGCTCTTTTTGCCAGAATTCTGTATTTTCTGTGAGAACGCCATCTGTATGTCTATGAAAAAATACTTGATGCTTCTCAGGTTGGCGTAAAAGAAGCATATTACCAAATGCCTTATATCTTATCCCACCGATAGTGATGCAATGAGCACGTTGAAACAGATTCGGATATTCATGGCGCATTATGTATCGTCTTGGATTATCGGAGAGATAGCGTTTCCAGTTATCTAATTGCCCATCGCGCATTAAGATATGATCATTGTAGTTAGGCTCAAAGAGGGGAATGTGTTCTTCTGAGGCTGATGCCACAGACACAGTGGCTTCCTGTAATTGCCACCAAGCACGGCTAATGCCGCCTTTAAATGCTCCAATGACGATACCAAGATGCTTGCCTTCTGGTAATGATTGGTTGATGCGTATAATCATGTGAATATGATCTGGCATTAGGCAGGTTTGCCAAACTTCCACCATTGGATAAAACATGTGTATCTTTGGAATCTCATTATTAAGTACAATTTCACCAAGGACAGATGGCTTTATTTGAGGTGCTTTCCCGCCAGCTTTTGTGCTGCCAATTATTTCGCCAAAGACAGGACGCCTATTGGCCACTACCATTGTAACCTCGTATGTTCCTGGTATGGCATAGTTGTGTCCATACATGCGTCGTGTCTGACAATTTTCTTTCATCAGTTTGTGTGATTAATTTTGACACGCAAAATTACATAAATATTGTGAGAAGCCAGCATTTTGACCTGCATTATTACCATTTTCTATGAGAAATAAAGAAATAACGTGATAACGAAGGATAATCACAGATCTTGATACTCATTCTGGGCATCGAAGCAGGGGCAGGCTTTGTGGACGCCCGGGAGGTCGCGATGACCTAGGATTCGGGCTTCGGGATGCGCGCGCTTCAGTTTTTTGAGCAGAGAGAGTAGGGAGCGCTTCTGATTTCGGGTGCGGGTGTCGGCAGGTTGGCCTTCCTTGTCTAAACCGCCTTCGTAACAGACGCCGAGGGAATGACTGTTATAGCCGCGGGCATGGGCACCTATGAGCTGCTCGTGGCGTGTCTGGGTGACGGTGCCGTCGCGAGTGATGTAGTAGTGGTAGCCGGTGAACCCGAAGCGATCCGCGTGACAGCGGATGAGGGCTGTCACGGGAAAGCTCTGGTTGCAGCGGGTGGCGCTGCAGTGAACGACAATCAGATCTATTCTGCGCATAGGCGTTACATACAGCTGGTTACGCCGAGGGCGGTGGCGATGGCAGAGAGGATACTGATGGTGGTTTGAATCACGAATTTCCAAATGGCTTTTTTATCTTTCATAATGGCTTACGTTTTAAGGGTTGGTTGTATTGTGCTGTGTGTTGTTCGTGGGCACGTTGTACTCATCATACTCACGCAGACTGCCGATGCGCTTGATGACGGCATTAGAGAAACCGCCGGTGCCACGCACCTTGAGGCGTACGCTCTTCACGTTCTTCTTGACGTTGAAGTTCTCGGGCGAGTCGGCACCGTGGGTGGTGAGACCTATTTGGAAGATAGCGAGGTTGGGTAGTTTTACGGCTTTTCCCTCGAGGGCCAACTCACGGATACAACTCACCATATCGGTCAGTACGCCGGCAATGGCTCCCTTAGAGAATGGGGTGTTGTGTTCAGACATGTGCTCAGCGAGCCCTTCCAAATCAATGGTACCTGTGTTCACGGCACGTGCGTACCACTTGCCAAAACACTTACTGTCTTCATTCTTGTTTTGATACTTCTTGTAGTAAATCATAATGCTTAAAGTTTTAATGTTTTAATTTTTCAATTCTTCAATTTTTTAATTCTTCAATTTTTCTTGTTTCCAGGATCCTTTTCACATTACAAAGGTACTACATTTTGAAAGGGCGTTTTCCACTTACTTCCACTTGCGCGTCAGTATTTTACGTATCGATGCAAAATTTTTCTGAGAGGAAGGCCACGACGTGCGGCGGCAGTTTCTTGGCGTTGGGACTGAGGCCCATGATTGTGAGTTCTTCGCGGAAGGGCTTGCACCAGTTTCTGAGCGTTCTCTCGGTGACGCCGGCTCGGGCGGCCAGCTCTTTTTTATTCATTGCTTTCATATAACTCTTAAACTTATTTTCCTAACTCTTAGACTTATGAAATTATCTCTTAGACTTACATAAAAATCTCTTAGACTTATGGGGGGGATGGGGGAGCTTAGGAACAGGTAATGGTAACAGATGGTAACAGATGTAACAGATGTTTTTAAAAAAGTTACGCGTACGTATATGCGCAGACGTACGCAAGAGAGTCTTAGAAAACCTCTGTTACATCTGTTACATCTGTTCCTAACATACGCTGTCTTGACTTTATTTCCTCTCCACTGCGCTGCACGATGATATAGCCGCGGATATGGTTGCGTACCACATTCACGAACCCCAAATCCTTGAAGGCACGTCCCAATGTTACGGCACTTAATTTCTGGGTGATGCCGCCTGCAACAATCTGAAGTGCACGTGCTACGGGCATAAACTCACCTACCTCTTTTCCTACAGGTTTGCGGAAATAGATGTCAATGAGTTCATGCTCCAATCGTGGTGCTTCGAACTGGCGGTTGTGTTCCTGAAGCTTGAGAATCTCTTCGCGCGAGAACCAGTACTGGAAGCCTTGCTGATACAGGGCGTAGGCCTGCGAGTAGATGCCGGTGTAGTCGAAGGGATGATCGCGTGGCGATTCGATGCTCTCTATCTCAAAAGGCAGCCAGCGGCGGTTACCCGTAGGGTCGCTAAGGAACTCCACGTTGTTACCCGTTCCGCAGAAAGAGGCAATGTGCTTGCGGTGCTCATGGAAGTGGGCATAGGCAGCACGCTCGTCGATAGAAGGCATTGTGACGGCAGCCTTCAGCTGGTTTAGTTCCGCGGGGCGCATGGTGTCCAGCTCCTCGCAGCACACCAGTCCGTATTGCGCCAGCGTCAGCAGGTCGTCGCGCCCCATGCGGTTGGCGTTTGTCTTGGTGTAGAAATACTGCTTCAGTTCGGGCGGCAACAGGTAGTTGAACCACGTGGTCTTGTACGAGCCCTGTTCGCCTATAAGTACCAGTATCACGTTGTTTACCACCGTGGGGTCCACCCATCCTGCCACCATGCCTACCAGCCATTTCTTCAGGTAGTCGGCAAAGCGCATCTGCTCGTCAATGCCGCCCTTTACGCTGACTGAGACGGACATGCTGAGGATATAGTCCCGCCCGTCCCATTTCGGCAGGCGCTCCAGGTAATGGCAGAAGGGGTGAAAGTCTGGCACGAAGTCTGACTCTATCACGCGGTAAATGTCCTGCACCCTGGTGGGCTTCAGCTTCGAGATTTCTACCCATAGCGAGTTCACGATGCGGTCGGTGATAGGTTGCCAGTCGGTGCCGTCAGATTCATAACTTGACAGCAATTTACATTCCACCCTTCCTGTTATCAGGTTATGCCTCAGGTAGATTTTATCGGCCAGAAACGCTTTGATTTCTTCTACCGTAGAATACATTTCGCGCCAATTTGGCTTTCGTTCTTTTTTCTCTTTGATTTCCTTTTTCTTCTGTTGCATCATAATTATAAAGGCTTATTGGTTTTGATGATGCAAAGTTAGTCATAAGAAATCAAAGAATTAGTCGTGCAACGGGTGCGCACCTAGGTGCATTGTGCCTTTTATTTCAGGATGATTATGAAGGAGGGTTCGCAGTTTGTCGTGGATATTTGGGGCGTTATCTTGTCCAGGCTTGCGCATGCCTTTGCTATGATCGCTACGCATAGCTTTTCGCTCCCATAATTTCTCAAACACAGCCCAAGGTATAACCATGTTTAGTTGATTTTGAATCCAAGTAGCAATGACTGCCGCTTCAGGTCTGGGAACTGTTGGCTGATAGTCCATGTCTATAAAGCCTTCCTCCTGAAGTATATTCCATATCTTCATGGCTTTCTCGGTGCTCAGTTCCGGGGGCAGTTGTACGGGTTCTGTTCTTCTCTTTTCCGGTTTGGGGTTAAATGCTCCCATCACGTTGAGCATTAACGTCTCTATGCGCTTCTGTTCGGCTTCCTCCTGTGCCTCTTTCTCTTCCCTGTAGATGCGCGCCATAGCAGCTTTATAGGCTGAATCGTGGTCGTCGTAGCATCCCAGGCTAGCGTTAAGTTGCTCAATGTGATGTCTGGCCAGCACCGGTCCGCCAATAGCCATATAATACGTCACCGCATCGTCCATCACCTTGTAAGCGATGGAGCATCCCTGAGGGGTGAAATATACTGGTGGATCTAGTAACTGGTCCATGATGACGATTGTTTTGCTGGTTGTTTCCTGAAAAAAATGAAAAGGGTAGGAGGTTAAAAAGGTGACTGTTGGAAACAGACAAAACAACTCGGATGGCAGGTTTGCGCGTCGCCGCTCTGCCATCACCCGCCTTAGGCGTTAAGGGTGTCATCTTGGAGTTGTACATGTCTGCAAAATTATACATTTTTTTTGAAATGACAAGCGTAATTTTTACAATAATTTTCTTCTACCCCAAAAATAGTATGAAAAAGGGGCAGAAAATGCGGTGCCTCGCGTGCGCGCATTCAGTATTTAATTAAATCAGACTGATTCTGTTGACTCTCCTCTTTATTTGCATTTTATTACCTTTTTTCTTCCATTTTTCTTGCTTGGTATAAATATATTTCGTATCTTTGCGGCATATAGTGTGTGACCATTAACTAAAACATAAACTTATGAAGAGAAAACTAACCCTAATGACATTGCTGCTTATGATGGTCGTAGGCCTGTGGGCACAGAACACTACGCAACGACTTGTGGTGTGGCAGAAAAGCGGCGAGAAGGTTTACTTTGACCTCA containing:
- a CDS encoding mechanosensitive ion channel domain-containing protein, yielding MKKILAILFVLFTITDAYAVLKEKDLSKTLNVLRTELTEQHTKLHSQSDLRKEEARNIINQLKETISKSNQNALMLYSQNSNYVFDLTYACHEATEQYQSFQKQQLPFKAYLEESDVEIAKYDSLINSLKTMRPEMLDDRAKTDRSVCLTLAINIENTLTENRAQVADYITFYEMAEQRLKNLNDYADKRYNDIQTSIFKNGGENYFTVIKNYDEKLSEAKEVIEDKYTPNKEKSDWDSSVILQLFLTIAFYILVAVILNQVVFKLLPKRFRTKEFLKKRSSVIMATTTVTFAAILGILHATLQQNFIIMASSLLIEYAWLLGVILISLLLRVSGKQIRSAFRIYAPLLFVGFMVIAFRIILIPRELVNLIFPPLLLLCTLWQWRMMRLHHQNIPQSDMFYTYISQAIFIVSLVCSWMGYTLMAVQILIWWIMQLTCILTITCVSQYLKLYGIRRGLDEKPITETWGYMLVYKVVLPIMGVLSVMLSIYWAADVFNLSDLCWQIFKKTFIDLENLQVSIIKLCMVINLFFVFAYISSTVLSLLKHHYQKQDPSTAASREVMGRNVIQVLVWGVWLMMSLSILHISVAWLIAISGGLSTGIGFASKDIIENIYYGATLMAGRIKVGDWIEVDGTMGKVTSISYTSTVVESLYGEVITFQNSQLFAKNYKNMTKNGGYILSVVPFGVAYGSNLKQVTELVENAVNNLHHEWMDPERPVKTVMSGMNDSSVDFKLFVWANVLKKSYVISDVLKCVYDTLNENGIEIPFPQRDITIKNISEIKA
- a CDS encoding transposase — encoded protein: MKENCQTRRMYGHNYAIPGTYEVTMVVANRRPVFGEIIGSTKAGGKAPQIKPSVLGEIVLNNEIPKIHMFYPMVEVWQTCLMPDHIHMIIRINQSLPEGKHLGIVIGAFKGGISRAWWQLQEATVSVASASEEHIPLFEPNYNDHILMRDGQLDNWKRYLSDNPRRYIMRHEYPNLFQRAHCITIGGIRYKAFGNMLLLRQPEKHQVFFHRHTDGVLTENTEFWQKERHRLISAAKSGDVLVTPGISECEKRIKNIALEEKLRLIHIQDTAIHQYWKPERSRFEACAAGTLLILAPWPEDIPAFKSNYERFHYLNHLAETICAIGHKTEVVIQGLCLGHGDIS
- a CDS encoding N-acetylmuramoyl-L-alanine amidase, which codes for MRRIDLIVVHCSATRCNQSFPVTALIRCHADRFGFTGYHYYITRDGTVTQTRHEQLIGAHARGYNSHSLGVCYEGGLDKEGQPADTRTRNQKRSLLSLLKKLKRAHPEARILGHRDLPGVHKACPCFDAQNEYQDL
- a CDS encoding smalltalk protein — encoded protein: MKDKKAIWKFVIQTTISILSAIATALGVTSCM
- a CDS encoding DNA-binding protein, which produces MIYYKKYQNKNEDSKCFGKWYARAVNTGTIDLEGLAEHMSEHNTPFSKGAIAGVLTDMVSCIRELALEGKAVKLPNLAIFQIGLTTHGADSPENFNVKKNVKSVRLKVRGTGGFSNAVIKRIGSLREYDEYNVPTNNTQHNTTNP
- a CDS encoding helix-turn-helix domain-containing protein, giving the protein MKAMNKKELAARAGVTERTLRNWCKPFREELTIMGLSPNAKKLPPHVVAFLSEKFCIDT
- a CDS encoding virulence-associated E family protein; amino-acid sequence: MMQQKKKEIKEKKERKPNWREMYSTVEEIKAFLADKIYLRHNLITGRVECKLLSSYESDGTDWQPITDRIVNSLWVEISKLKPTRVQDIYRVIESDFVPDFHPFCHYLERLPKWDGRDYILSMSVSVSVKGGIDEQMRFADYLKKWLVGMVAGWVDPTVVNNVILVLIGEQGSYKTTWFNYLLPPELKQYFYTKTNANRMGRDDLLTLAQYGLVCCEELDTMRPAELNQLKAAVTMPSIDERAAYAHFHEHRKHIASFCGTGNNVEFLSDPTGNRRWLPFEIESIESPRDHPFDYTGIYSQAYALYQQGFQYWFSREEILKLQEHNRQFEAPRLEHELIDIYFRKPVGKEVGEFMPVARALQIVAGGITQKLSAVTLGRAFKDLGFVNVVRNHIRGYIIVQRSGEEIKSRQRMLGTDVTDVTEVF